The DNA sequence TTAGATGATATAGCATAGAAACAGCTTTCTCCCCACTGCCTCTTCCAAAGCTACTATTTTCTTTGTAGACTTGAGTCGTTTGGGTACTATGTGCAGAACATAGTGCTGACCGAGTTGAATTTTTGAAGCTCTGCAAAAGAATAGAGTATACAATTCGAGCTTGGTATCTTCTACAGTTTGAGGACATGAtggtattcttttttcttcaccATTTTGTGATACAAATAGCTTAGTGATATGGTTGGAGcctgattttttcttttctttttttgttccttAAGCAACTCTATTCTCTCTTTGATCCTGTATCCGGGACGCAGAAGTTGGAACACCAGAAGTTACCTCGTGAAGAAATTGATGTTCTTGAACAGAATTTCTTGACTTACCTATTTGAGGTATTTTGGAGACTTCATGAATTTACATTGTCTACAGTTATATTGGgacatttcatttatttattatagactttaattaacttataacaatgatgatttaattgagaaattaaatcaactttatataatttatcttgataatgattgttgtTGATAAAATGTGTTATCAATAGATTTACAACTTTATTGTGTATATCATGATATGACAGTCAAATGGAAGCTACCAAAACCAAACTtctgttttaatttaatcatttttaaaatgcttCATTTCTCGCCTCTGACTCTGCCTCAAAGAATTAAGCTTCCTTCAAATAAAAGACTAATTGAACAATAATTTAGCCTTGTCTAAGAATTGAAGGGTGAGGAAGTATAGGGGTTGGGACTACGGCTTCATTGAGTTTCAGTGTTCTGTTATTAGAATGATAAGGTTAATTAGCTACTCTTTTATGTGACACAAGTAAAGTGATTAAACGCTTTAGTTTGTGgagaaaacataaaatttataagaaaccACATGgctatgataaaatatataaaattaatctaaaaagtttaatttaaataaaaattttaaattacaagaAAGAATTCATGTTTCAAGTATGAGCATAAGTCATAATAAACAtactaaaatacaaaaaaaaaaaatctaattattgTAATCACTATTGgtacaaaagttaaaaaattaaaagtataaaaattgtaaaaatacaATTACAAACATTTGAACTGTCCATGCAGTATTCGACATGGATACATATCTCATATCTGACATGGTTATGACACGACACAGCCACTATTTAGAAGTGTCCATGTTTATTAGCCTAGATGTAAATGGTGAATAAGATTTAGAATTACATATTCAGGGACTGATTGAAAGAAGTAGCACTATAGCACTACAACAGTTTAAATATCTGTTTTTGTGTTTCTTATGGTATCTTAAGATGATTTGATTCTTTATACAGGTCATGAAAAAAAGCAACTTCAAGATTGCTACTCAAGAAGAGATTGATATTGCACTTTCTGGACAGTATCTTCTAAATCTTCCCATTACAGTAAATGAATCTAAGGTTAGCAACCATGTTTCTGTCTTGTAACTCATTATGTACATGCATAATATATGTGCCTTTAATGGCACAGGTCACTTTGGATGCTTGGTTGTGCTGTTATCAGTTGCTGATCTCTGTGTTTTACCAAATGTAGCTTGACaaggttcttttgaaaaaatattttgaagcaCATCCTCAAGATAACCTTCCAGATTTCTATGATAAGGTACCTTTTAATTTATGTACTAAGGGTACTTATCCAGCAAGGAACTTATGATGCAGTAGTGTTCATTATTTTGTGTTAGGAAGTTCTTGAATTTGTTTGGCATTGAAGGTTGAATGAGATGTGTTAAACCAAACACACATGCATGCATACACACTAGAGACTtgtgcatttttattttgttggaccAGAACAACTTTTAATTAACTGAAACATGCAGGATGGACCTGCATAGATTGGGACAACAatcacaatgttttttttttaaaactcgaTTTTAATCTGTTTGTGAAGTGGCAATCTAACACATCCTgttattttagtatattatttttCGGCGTGGCATTGGAATTGATCGAACGACCGATTACTTTGTCATGGAGAAAGTGGACATGCTCATAGCACGTTTTTGGTCATATATGTTAAGAATAACCAGGTAAGGAACACTCACCCTGGGAATtgaatttcttttaattgatgTTAATGAAGAATCCGTCATGACAAGTCATGATTTCTGTAAATGTTGGAACTTTTGACTCCCTTAAAATGCCAATCTAAAATGTTTGAATGATTCAGTATCATCATTCCTGTCTTCACAGTGAAAGGCCTTATCAAAGAATCTATATAATGGCTACTTACTTACCTGTGAATGTGCCATAACATGTTTCATAGAAAACTTTGACACATGGTGATTGCAGGTTGGAAAAGTTTTTATCCAGAAGGGAAAAAAGGCATCATAGGAAGGATCCCAAGAAGGATGATGAAATTAACTCAGAGTTGGAAGATTTTCAGGATGATTTATATGAACGGATACGCCTTGAAAAGATGCCAATAAGGTCTTGCTGAATCAGTGTGTGTGTCTGCGTGTTGTGTTGTTGTAGCTTCAGCTGctgttgttattttcttttctttctggaGTGATACTTTTCATACTTCATTTACGTAAACATTCTTCCTTGTATGCTTATGGCTGCGTCTTCTTGAAATAGCATTCACCACTCACTTTGACTCATTCTGCTAATACCTGTCTAATGTAAATCCTGAATGTCAGCAGTTTCCctttaatcaaatatttgaattatcaCCATTTGACTAATGTGGAATAAAGACTATTTACTCTGGAATCATCACAATTACAGCAGTATGGCCTTGGAAAATTTTTACAAATGAACATTCTCAAACTAGTAGTCCACCTGTAGAAAGTTTGAATATAGATTTTTgcgaagattcagaaaatgattCTTATTTATTAAAGCCCAATGTTCCATCTAGAAATCCAACTGATCATTTGTCTGATAAATGCATGCTGTTTTATCTCATCAAAACTGCTGAGCTCATGCATGTAAACTGTATAAATCTTGAATGTTTGATTATCTTGTCACTCATAAAAATTGTTTGCTAATTTCCAGTTTCGGTAGTTTGCTGAACAAGAACACAATCCAAGAACCTACATTTGATAGGATAATTGTTGTGTACAGGTAGTGCTCCATTGTATGGCTAATATCTACCGTGCTAGtttgttagaataaaattcTTTCATTAAAGAATAGACTGATAATTATAAACCTATTTGTTTATCTTCTAAAGAAATACTAAAAAGGTCGTTCTGAAAAATCTCTTGGTATATAATTATCAATCTTTTCTTGTATTTGATCTCTATGCATGCTAGTTTGTCAGAATAAAATTCTTCCATCTAAGAAAAGACTGATAATTATAAACTTGTTTATCTTCCAAAGAAATACTAAAAGGCTATTCTGAAAAATCTCATATAAGTCATGAAAAATAAGGAATTTGAGCTATCTTCAGAGGGTTTTGGTTCATGTAAGTATGCTGTGGAAAATCCATGAGTAATTTTATTCTATTGAAGTCTAAGTTGGAAATTTTTTCTTCAGGCCAGCTAGTTccaattcaaaaaaagaaagaggaattTTTGTGAAGCATTTCAAGAACATTCCAATGGCTGATATGGAAATAGTTCTTGTGAGTTACCTCATTTAGGAAACATTCCAATGTCCGTGTGATTACGTAATTACCCTTTTCCCCAATGACCATAAGTGATGACCTGGTAACAACTTTTTACTTGACAGCCAGAAAAGAGAAATCCTGGATTGACTCCAATGGATTGGGTCAAGTTTCTTGCATCTGCTATAGTTGGGCTGGTTAGTTTTTCAATTACAAGTTgagtttttctaccatgttatTGTTCTTTGCCATCATGTATTAATGCATTGAATATGTTTTACTTCACAGGTTGCTGTAGCTAGTTCTCTTGATGTGAATACAGCTGATTTGAGGGTCATTGGTGCCGTTCTCTCCACAGTACTTGGATACTTGGCCAAGACATACTTCACGTAAGCAGTGGCGGATCCAAGACCCTAAGTTAGTGGgggcaaattataaaaaaataaaatcaatggattcaattatataaatatagataaaataaaataccaaaatataaaatttta is a window from the Glycine max cultivar Williams 82 chromosome 2, Glycine_max_v4.0, whole genome shotgun sequence genome containing:
- the LOC100777206 gene encoding uncharacterized protein isoform X1, translating into MAHSGFEEMGNQKKKEVIRVERESVIPVLKPQLIMTLANLIKHSADRVEFLKLCKRIEYTIRAWYLLQFEDMMQLYSLFDPVSGTQKLEHQKLPREEIDVLEQNFLTYLFEVMKKSNFKIATQEEIDIALSGQYLLNLPITVNESKLDKVLLKKYFEAHPQDNLPDFYDKYIIFRRGIGIDRTTDYFVMEKVDMLIARFWSYMLRITRLEKFLSRREKRHHRKDPKKDDEINSELEDFQDDLYERIRLEKMPISFGSLLNKNTIQEPTFDRIIVVYRPASSNSKKERGIFVKHFKNIPMADMEIVLPEKRNPGLTPMDWVKFLASAIVGLVAVASSLDVNTADLRVIGAVLSTVLGYLAKTYFTFQQNLVQYQNLITRSMYDKQLDSGKGTLLHLCDDVIQQEVKEVIISFFILMEQGKANRQELDQWCEELIREEFGESCNFDVDDAVQKLEKFGIVTKDIIGRYQCVGLKRANEIIGTTTEELVLKARQGGSITP
- the LOC100777206 gene encoding uncharacterized protein isoform X2; translation: MMQLYSLFDPVSGTQKLEHQKLPREEIDVLEQNFLTYLFEVMKKSNFKIATQEEIDIALSGQYLLNLPITVNESKLDKVLLKKYFEAHPQDNLPDFYDKYIIFRRGIGIDRTTDYFVMEKVDMLIARFWSYMLRITRLEKFLSRREKRHHRKDPKKDDEINSELEDFQDDLYERIRLEKMPISFGSLLNKNTIQEPTFDRIIVVYRPASSNSKKERGIFVKHFKNIPMADMEIVLPEKRNPGLTPMDWVKFLASAIVGLVAVASSLDVNTADLRVIGAVLSTVLGYLAKTYFTFQQNLVQYQNLITRSMYDKQLDSGKGTLLHLCDDVIQQEVKEVIISFFILMEQGKANRQELDQWCEELIREEFGESCNFDVDDAVQKLEKFGIVTKDIIGRYQCVGLKRANEIIGTTTEELVLKARQGGSITP